A window from Desulfobacterales bacterium encodes these proteins:
- a CDS encoding HD domain-containing protein encodes MNENPPTRQQAWDLLRQYNKSESLVRHALAVEGVMRYCARKRGADEEKWGIIGLIHDLDYEQFPEAHCQKTEAILRENNWPDDYIRAAISHGWGICSDVEPQSELEKVLYAIDELTGLVATSALVRPSKSVLDMAAKSVKKKWKDKRFAAGVDRTIIERGAQMLGMELTDLITDTIMGMRDVAEEIGLKGTCP; translated from the coding sequence ATGAACGAAAATCCGCCCACCCGGCAGCAGGCATGGGATCTGCTCCGGCAGTACAATAAAAGTGAAAGCCTGGTCCGGCATGCACTGGCGGTGGAGGGTGTGATGCGATATTGTGCCCGCAAACGCGGAGCGGACGAAGAAAAATGGGGCATTATCGGGCTGATCCACGATCTCGATTATGAACAGTTCCCCGAAGCGCACTGTCAAAAAACCGAGGCAATCCTCAGGGAAAACAACTGGCCGGATGACTATATCCGGGCAGCCATCAGCCATGGCTGGGGAATCTGTTCGGACGTCGAACCCCAATCCGAACTTGAAAAGGTGTTATATGCCATCGACGAGCTCACCGGACTGGTGGCGACTTCGGCACTGGTGCGACCGTCTAAAAGCGTTCTGGACATGGCCGCCAAGTCCGTAAAGAAGAAGTGGAAAGACAAGCGCTTTGCCGCCGGCGTGGACCGAACCATCATTGAGCGCGGCGCCCAGATGCTCGGCATGGAGCTGACCGATCTGATCACCGACACCATCATGGGGATGCGGGATGTCGCCGAGGAGATCGGTTTAAAGGGAACGTGTCCATAA
- a CDS encoding EI24 domain-containing protein: MGILNGIKFNLKGLWMGLKTPKLLVLGLVRFVAVVILTGLGVGLLLFYHQEIMNLLWAKPESLWILWLWHLLSWIFTGVLVALAAIISYLVSQILFNAIIMDYMSRITEQMISGRAKEPAGVPIWQQFLFLIWQEIPRAVLPVLLSLVLMALGWLTPLGPVFTIIGPAVAVIFIAWDNTDIIPARRREPFKKRFVCLLKTIPFHLGFGLLFLVPVLNLVLLSFAPVGATLYTLQLHQKYDKE; encoded by the coding sequence ATGGGCATATTAAACGGAATAAAATTTAACCTGAAGGGCCTCTGGATGGGGCTTAAAACGCCGAAACTGCTGGTCCTGGGCCTGGTGCGGTTTGTGGCGGTGGTCATTCTGACCGGTTTGGGCGTCGGGCTGCTGCTTTTTTATCATCAGGAAATCATGAACCTCTTATGGGCGAAGCCTGAAAGCCTATGGATTCTGTGGCTTTGGCATTTGCTGTCATGGATTTTTACGGGAGTGCTGGTGGCGCTGGCGGCCATCATTTCCTATCTTGTTTCCCAAATCCTGTTCAACGCAATTATAATGGACTATATGTCCCGCATTACCGAACAAATGATCAGCGGCCGGGCAAAAGAGCCTGCCGGCGTACCCATTTGGCAGCAGTTCCTTTTTTTGATCTGGCAGGAAATCCCAAGAGCCGTCCTGCCGGTTTTGTTGTCGCTGGTCCTGATGGCACTGGGCTGGCTGACGCCGCTGGGACCGGTTTTTACCATCATCGGCCCGGCGGTTGCCGTTATTTTTATCGCCTGGGATAACACGGATATTATCCCTGCCCGGCGGCGGGAGCCGTTTAAAAAACGGTTTGTCTGTCTGCTGAAAACCATACCCTTTCACCTGGGGTTCGGCCTGCTGTTTCTGGTGCCGGTGCTCAACCTTGTCTTGCTGTCCTTTGCACCGGTGGGGGCAACCCTTTATACCCTGCAGCTGCATCAAAAATATGATAAGGAATAG